Proteins from one Oncorhynchus gorbuscha isolate QuinsamMale2020 ecotype Even-year linkage group LG18, OgorEven_v1.0, whole genome shotgun sequence genomic window:
- the LOC124003430 gene encoding sprouty-related, EVH1 domain-containing protein 2-like isoform X2 has product MSDYKSDSYIVRVKAVVMTRDDSSGGWLAQDGGCLSRVGVCKVLSAELLGRSSFLIHGERLKDKQVILECFLKRDLVYTKATPTFHHWKVDNKKCGLTFQSPADARAFDRGVRKAMEDLTEGTGGEGEDYEGCVSMLLNGSTTSSSTIQNEAELGDDDVFTNATDSSSNSSHSQKKEPLQLQTLAPPSFCEPRRHHCILGHFYDQHRHSDHYFLDQVGGWGTTVAKSVPMFPRHVSFQVEEEEEEEEEIVRINPRERTWLTGYEDYRHATAARDKLIQHPEDADAYVHFAKSEPPKHDYTYPYPLGLDPYQHARDPKIGCVDRLGGGGLIGGHRAVVTAQPRTLQLKGKRRKEDGERSRCVYCRDMFNHEENRRGRCQEAPDPIQTCIHRVSFMWCADSLLYHCMSDPEGDYSDPCSCDTSDERFCLRWLALVGLSLLAPCMCCYAPLRTCYRCGVACHCCGGKHKAVG; this is encoded by the exons tgacagctacattgtGCGCGTCAAAGCGGTGGTCATGACCCGGGACGACTCGAGTGGCGGCTGGCTGGCCCAGGACGGTGGATGCCTCAGCCGTGTGGGCGTGTGCAAGGTGCTGTCGGCCGAGCTGCTGGGCCGAAGCAGCTTCCTCATCCACGGCGAGCGCCTCAAAGACAAACAG GTGATTCTGGAATGCTTCCTGAAGAGGGATCTGGTGTACACCAAGGCCACGCCCACATTTCACCACTGGAAAGTGGACAACAAGAAGTGTGGCTTGACGTTCCAGAGCCCGGCCGACGCACGCGCCTTCGACCGTGGGGTCAGGAAAGCCATGGAGGACCTGACGGAAGGTACGGGAGGGGAAGGCGAAGACTATGAGGGCTGTGTCTCAATGCTCTTGAATG GATCTACCACCTCTTCTTCGACCATCCAGAATGAGGCCGAGTTGGGTGACGACGATGTTTTCACC AATGCCACCGACAGCTCATCCAACTCCTCCCACTCCCAGAAGAAGGAGCCTCTGCAGCTGCAGACCCTGGCCCCGCCCAGCTTCTGCGAGCCCCGCCGGCACCACTGCATCCTGGGTCACTTCTACGACCAGCACCGACACTCGGACCACTACTTCCTGGATCAGGTGGGTGGCTGGGGGACGACGGTGGCGAAG TCGGTTCCCATGTTCCCACGCCACGTCAGCTtccaggtggaggaggaggaggaggaggaggaggagattgtGCGCATCAACCCTCGCGAGCGGACCTGGCTGACTGGGTACGAGGACTACCGGCACGCCACCGCCGCGCGCGACAAGCTCATCCAGCACCCCGAAGACGCCGACGCCTACGTGCACTTCGCCAAGAGCGAGCCGCCCAAGCACGACTACACCTACCCTTACCCCCTGGGCCTTGATCCCTACCAGCACGCAAGGGACCCCAAGATAGGCTGCGTGGACCGACTAGGTGGGGGTGGCCTTATCGGGGGACACAGGGCAGTGGTCACAGCCCAGCCCCGCACCCTCCAGCTCAAGGGCAAGCGGCGGAAGGAAGACGGCGAGCGCTCGCGCTGCGTCTACTGCCGGGACATGTTCAACCACGAGGAGAACAGGCGCGGGCGGTGCCAGGAGGCGCCGGACCCCATCCAGACGTGCATCCACCGGGTCAGCTTCATGTGGTGCGCGGACAGCCTGCTCTACCACTGCATGTCGGACCCGGAGGGCGACTACTCGGACCCGTGCTCGTGCGACACCAGCGACGAGCGCTTCTGCCTGCGCTGGCTGGCCCTGGTTGGGCTGTCGCTGCTGGCCCCCTGCATGTGCTGCTACGCCCCCCTTCGCACCTGCTACCGCTGCGGGGTGGCTTGCCACTGCTGCGGGGGCAAGCACAAAGCCGTGGGCTGA
- the LOC124003430 gene encoding sprouty-related, EVH1 domain-containing protein 2-like isoform X1 has protein sequence MTEETHPDDDSYIVRVKAVVMTRDDSSGGWLAQDGGCLSRVGVCKVLSAELLGRSSFLIHGERLKDKQVILECFLKRDLVYTKATPTFHHWKVDNKKCGLTFQSPADARAFDRGVRKAMEDLTEGTGGEGEDYEGCVSMLLNGSTTSSSTIQNEAELGDDDVFTNATDSSSNSSHSQKKEPLQLQTLAPPSFCEPRRHHCILGHFYDQHRHSDHYFLDQVGGWGTTVAKSVPMFPRHVSFQVEEEEEEEEEIVRINPRERTWLTGYEDYRHATAARDKLIQHPEDADAYVHFAKSEPPKHDYTYPYPLGLDPYQHARDPKIGCVDRLGGGGLIGGHRAVVTAQPRTLQLKGKRRKEDGERSRCVYCRDMFNHEENRRGRCQEAPDPIQTCIHRVSFMWCADSLLYHCMSDPEGDYSDPCSCDTSDERFCLRWLALVGLSLLAPCMCCYAPLRTCYRCGVACHCCGGKHKAVG, from the exons tgacagctacattgtGCGCGTCAAAGCGGTGGTCATGACCCGGGACGACTCGAGTGGCGGCTGGCTGGCCCAGGACGGTGGATGCCTCAGCCGTGTGGGCGTGTGCAAGGTGCTGTCGGCCGAGCTGCTGGGCCGAAGCAGCTTCCTCATCCACGGCGAGCGCCTCAAAGACAAACAG GTGATTCTGGAATGCTTCCTGAAGAGGGATCTGGTGTACACCAAGGCCACGCCCACATTTCACCACTGGAAAGTGGACAACAAGAAGTGTGGCTTGACGTTCCAGAGCCCGGCCGACGCACGCGCCTTCGACCGTGGGGTCAGGAAAGCCATGGAGGACCTGACGGAAGGTACGGGAGGGGAAGGCGAAGACTATGAGGGCTGTGTCTCAATGCTCTTGAATG GATCTACCACCTCTTCTTCGACCATCCAGAATGAGGCCGAGTTGGGTGACGACGATGTTTTCACC AATGCCACCGACAGCTCATCCAACTCCTCCCACTCCCAGAAGAAGGAGCCTCTGCAGCTGCAGACCCTGGCCCCGCCCAGCTTCTGCGAGCCCCGCCGGCACCACTGCATCCTGGGTCACTTCTACGACCAGCACCGACACTCGGACCACTACTTCCTGGATCAGGTGGGTGGCTGGGGGACGACGGTGGCGAAG TCGGTTCCCATGTTCCCACGCCACGTCAGCTtccaggtggaggaggaggaggaggaggaggaggagattgtGCGCATCAACCCTCGCGAGCGGACCTGGCTGACTGGGTACGAGGACTACCGGCACGCCACCGCCGCGCGCGACAAGCTCATCCAGCACCCCGAAGACGCCGACGCCTACGTGCACTTCGCCAAGAGCGAGCCGCCCAAGCACGACTACACCTACCCTTACCCCCTGGGCCTTGATCCCTACCAGCACGCAAGGGACCCCAAGATAGGCTGCGTGGACCGACTAGGTGGGGGTGGCCTTATCGGGGGACACAGGGCAGTGGTCACAGCCCAGCCCCGCACCCTCCAGCTCAAGGGCAAGCGGCGGAAGGAAGACGGCGAGCGCTCGCGCTGCGTCTACTGCCGGGACATGTTCAACCACGAGGAGAACAGGCGCGGGCGGTGCCAGGAGGCGCCGGACCCCATCCAGACGTGCATCCACCGGGTCAGCTTCATGTGGTGCGCGGACAGCCTGCTCTACCACTGCATGTCGGACCCGGAGGGCGACTACTCGGACCCGTGCTCGTGCGACACCAGCGACGAGCGCTTCTGCCTGCGCTGGCTGGCCCTGGTTGGGCTGTCGCTGCTGGCCCCCTGCATGTGCTGCTACGCCCCCCTTCGCACCTGCTACCGCTGCGGGGTGGCTTGCCACTGCTGCGGGGGCAAGCACAAAGCCGTGGGCTGA
- the LOC124003430 gene encoding sprouty-related, EVH1 domain-containing protein 2-like isoform X4 — protein sequence MTEETHPDDDSYIVRVKAVVMTRDDSSGGWLAQDGGCLSRVGVCKVLSAELLGRSSFLIHGERLKDKQVILECFLKRDLVYTKATPTFHHWKVDNKKCGLTFQSPADARAFDRGVRKAMEDLTEGSTTSSSTIQNEAELGDDDVFTNATDSSSNSSHSQKKEPLQLQTLAPPSFCEPRRHHCILGHFYDQHRHSDHYFLDQVGGWGTTVAKSVPMFPRHVSFQVEEEEEEEEEIVRINPRERTWLTGYEDYRHATAARDKLIQHPEDADAYVHFAKSEPPKHDYTYPYPLGLDPYQHARDPKIGCVDRLGGGGLIGGHRAVVTAQPRTLQLKGKRRKEDGERSRCVYCRDMFNHEENRRGRCQEAPDPIQTCIHRVSFMWCADSLLYHCMSDPEGDYSDPCSCDTSDERFCLRWLALVGLSLLAPCMCCYAPLRTCYRCGVACHCCGGKHKAVG from the exons tgacagctacattgtGCGCGTCAAAGCGGTGGTCATGACCCGGGACGACTCGAGTGGCGGCTGGCTGGCCCAGGACGGTGGATGCCTCAGCCGTGTGGGCGTGTGCAAGGTGCTGTCGGCCGAGCTGCTGGGCCGAAGCAGCTTCCTCATCCACGGCGAGCGCCTCAAAGACAAACAG GTGATTCTGGAATGCTTCCTGAAGAGGGATCTGGTGTACACCAAGGCCACGCCCACATTTCACCACTGGAAAGTGGACAACAAGAAGTGTGGCTTGACGTTCCAGAGCCCGGCCGACGCACGCGCCTTCGACCGTGGGGTCAGGAAAGCCATGGAGGACCTGACGGAAG GATCTACCACCTCTTCTTCGACCATCCAGAATGAGGCCGAGTTGGGTGACGACGATGTTTTCACC AATGCCACCGACAGCTCATCCAACTCCTCCCACTCCCAGAAGAAGGAGCCTCTGCAGCTGCAGACCCTGGCCCCGCCCAGCTTCTGCGAGCCCCGCCGGCACCACTGCATCCTGGGTCACTTCTACGACCAGCACCGACACTCGGACCACTACTTCCTGGATCAGGTGGGTGGCTGGGGGACGACGGTGGCGAAG TCGGTTCCCATGTTCCCACGCCACGTCAGCTtccaggtggaggaggaggaggaggaggaggaggagattgtGCGCATCAACCCTCGCGAGCGGACCTGGCTGACTGGGTACGAGGACTACCGGCACGCCACCGCCGCGCGCGACAAGCTCATCCAGCACCCCGAAGACGCCGACGCCTACGTGCACTTCGCCAAGAGCGAGCCGCCCAAGCACGACTACACCTACCCTTACCCCCTGGGCCTTGATCCCTACCAGCACGCAAGGGACCCCAAGATAGGCTGCGTGGACCGACTAGGTGGGGGTGGCCTTATCGGGGGACACAGGGCAGTGGTCACAGCCCAGCCCCGCACCCTCCAGCTCAAGGGCAAGCGGCGGAAGGAAGACGGCGAGCGCTCGCGCTGCGTCTACTGCCGGGACATGTTCAACCACGAGGAGAACAGGCGCGGGCGGTGCCAGGAGGCGCCGGACCCCATCCAGACGTGCATCCACCGGGTCAGCTTCATGTGGTGCGCGGACAGCCTGCTCTACCACTGCATGTCGGACCCGGAGGGCGACTACTCGGACCCGTGCTCGTGCGACACCAGCGACGAGCGCTTCTGCCTGCGCTGGCTGGCCCTGGTTGGGCTGTCGCTGCTGGCCCCCTGCATGTGCTGCTACGCCCCCCTTCGCACCTGCTACCGCTGCGGGGTGGCTTGCCACTGCTGCGGGGGCAAGCACAAAGCCGTGGGCTGA
- the LOC124003430 gene encoding sprouty-related, EVH1 domain-containing protein 2-like isoform X3, with the protein MTEETHPDDDSYIVRVKAVVMTRDDSSGGWLAQDGGCLSRVGVCKVLSAELLGRSSFLIHGERLKDKQVILECFLKRDLVYTKATPTFHHWKVDNKKCGLTFQSPADARAFDRGVRKAMEDLTEGTGGEGEDYEGCVSMLLNGSTTSSSTIQNEAELGDDDVFTNATDSSSNSSHSQKKEPLQLQTLAPPSFCEPRRHHCILGHFYDQHRHSDHYFLDQSVPMFPRHVSFQVEEEEEEEEEIVRINPRERTWLTGYEDYRHATAARDKLIQHPEDADAYVHFAKSEPPKHDYTYPYPLGLDPYQHARDPKIGCVDRLGGGGLIGGHRAVVTAQPRTLQLKGKRRKEDGERSRCVYCRDMFNHEENRRGRCQEAPDPIQTCIHRVSFMWCADSLLYHCMSDPEGDYSDPCSCDTSDERFCLRWLALVGLSLLAPCMCCYAPLRTCYRCGVACHCCGGKHKAVG; encoded by the exons tgacagctacattgtGCGCGTCAAAGCGGTGGTCATGACCCGGGACGACTCGAGTGGCGGCTGGCTGGCCCAGGACGGTGGATGCCTCAGCCGTGTGGGCGTGTGCAAGGTGCTGTCGGCCGAGCTGCTGGGCCGAAGCAGCTTCCTCATCCACGGCGAGCGCCTCAAAGACAAACAG GTGATTCTGGAATGCTTCCTGAAGAGGGATCTGGTGTACACCAAGGCCACGCCCACATTTCACCACTGGAAAGTGGACAACAAGAAGTGTGGCTTGACGTTCCAGAGCCCGGCCGACGCACGCGCCTTCGACCGTGGGGTCAGGAAAGCCATGGAGGACCTGACGGAAGGTACGGGAGGGGAAGGCGAAGACTATGAGGGCTGTGTCTCAATGCTCTTGAATG GATCTACCACCTCTTCTTCGACCATCCAGAATGAGGCCGAGTTGGGTGACGACGATGTTTTCACC AATGCCACCGACAGCTCATCCAACTCCTCCCACTCCCAGAAGAAGGAGCCTCTGCAGCTGCAGACCCTGGCCCCGCCCAGCTTCTGCGAGCCCCGCCGGCACCACTGCATCCTGGGTCACTTCTACGACCAGCACCGACACTCGGACCACTACTTCCTGGATCAG TCGGTTCCCATGTTCCCACGCCACGTCAGCTtccaggtggaggaggaggaggaggaggaggaggagattgtGCGCATCAACCCTCGCGAGCGGACCTGGCTGACTGGGTACGAGGACTACCGGCACGCCACCGCCGCGCGCGACAAGCTCATCCAGCACCCCGAAGACGCCGACGCCTACGTGCACTTCGCCAAGAGCGAGCCGCCCAAGCACGACTACACCTACCCTTACCCCCTGGGCCTTGATCCCTACCAGCACGCAAGGGACCCCAAGATAGGCTGCGTGGACCGACTAGGTGGGGGTGGCCTTATCGGGGGACACAGGGCAGTGGTCACAGCCCAGCCCCGCACCCTCCAGCTCAAGGGCAAGCGGCGGAAGGAAGACGGCGAGCGCTCGCGCTGCGTCTACTGCCGGGACATGTTCAACCACGAGGAGAACAGGCGCGGGCGGTGCCAGGAGGCGCCGGACCCCATCCAGACGTGCATCCACCGGGTCAGCTTCATGTGGTGCGCGGACAGCCTGCTCTACCACTGCATGTCGGACCCGGAGGGCGACTACTCGGACCCGTGCTCGTGCGACACCAGCGACGAGCGCTTCTGCCTGCGCTGGCTGGCCCTGGTTGGGCTGTCGCTGCTGGCCCCCTGCATGTGCTGCTACGCCCCCCTTCGCACCTGCTACCGCTGCGGGGTGGCTTGCCACTGCTGCGGGGGCAAGCACAAAGCCGTGGGCTGA
- the LOC124003430 gene encoding sprouty-related, EVH1 domain-containing protein 2-like isoform X5, translated as MTEETHPDDDSYIVRVKAVVMTRDDSSGGWLAQDGGCLSRVGVCKVLSAELLGRSSFLIHGERLKDKQVILECFLKRDLVYTKATPTFHHWKVDNKKCGLTFQSPADARAFDRGVRKAMEDLTEGSTTSSSTIQNEAELGDDDVFTNATDSSSNSSHSQKKEPLQLQTLAPPSFCEPRRHHCILGHFYDQHRHSDHYFLDQSVPMFPRHVSFQVEEEEEEEEEIVRINPRERTWLTGYEDYRHATAARDKLIQHPEDADAYVHFAKSEPPKHDYTYPYPLGLDPYQHARDPKIGCVDRLGGGGLIGGHRAVVTAQPRTLQLKGKRRKEDGERSRCVYCRDMFNHEENRRGRCQEAPDPIQTCIHRVSFMWCADSLLYHCMSDPEGDYSDPCSCDTSDERFCLRWLALVGLSLLAPCMCCYAPLRTCYRCGVACHCCGGKHKAVG; from the exons tgacagctacattgtGCGCGTCAAAGCGGTGGTCATGACCCGGGACGACTCGAGTGGCGGCTGGCTGGCCCAGGACGGTGGATGCCTCAGCCGTGTGGGCGTGTGCAAGGTGCTGTCGGCCGAGCTGCTGGGCCGAAGCAGCTTCCTCATCCACGGCGAGCGCCTCAAAGACAAACAG GTGATTCTGGAATGCTTCCTGAAGAGGGATCTGGTGTACACCAAGGCCACGCCCACATTTCACCACTGGAAAGTGGACAACAAGAAGTGTGGCTTGACGTTCCAGAGCCCGGCCGACGCACGCGCCTTCGACCGTGGGGTCAGGAAAGCCATGGAGGACCTGACGGAAG GATCTACCACCTCTTCTTCGACCATCCAGAATGAGGCCGAGTTGGGTGACGACGATGTTTTCACC AATGCCACCGACAGCTCATCCAACTCCTCCCACTCCCAGAAGAAGGAGCCTCTGCAGCTGCAGACCCTGGCCCCGCCCAGCTTCTGCGAGCCCCGCCGGCACCACTGCATCCTGGGTCACTTCTACGACCAGCACCGACACTCGGACCACTACTTCCTGGATCAG TCGGTTCCCATGTTCCCACGCCACGTCAGCTtccaggtggaggaggaggaggaggaggaggaggagattgtGCGCATCAACCCTCGCGAGCGGACCTGGCTGACTGGGTACGAGGACTACCGGCACGCCACCGCCGCGCGCGACAAGCTCATCCAGCACCCCGAAGACGCCGACGCCTACGTGCACTTCGCCAAGAGCGAGCCGCCCAAGCACGACTACACCTACCCTTACCCCCTGGGCCTTGATCCCTACCAGCACGCAAGGGACCCCAAGATAGGCTGCGTGGACCGACTAGGTGGGGGTGGCCTTATCGGGGGACACAGGGCAGTGGTCACAGCCCAGCCCCGCACCCTCCAGCTCAAGGGCAAGCGGCGGAAGGAAGACGGCGAGCGCTCGCGCTGCGTCTACTGCCGGGACATGTTCAACCACGAGGAGAACAGGCGCGGGCGGTGCCAGGAGGCGCCGGACCCCATCCAGACGTGCATCCACCGGGTCAGCTTCATGTGGTGCGCGGACAGCCTGCTCTACCACTGCATGTCGGACCCGGAGGGCGACTACTCGGACCCGTGCTCGTGCGACACCAGCGACGAGCGCTTCTGCCTGCGCTGGCTGGCCCTGGTTGGGCTGTCGCTGCTGGCCCCCTGCATGTGCTGCTACGCCCCCCTTCGCACCTGCTACCGCTGCGGGGTGGCTTGCCACTGCTGCGGGGGCAAGCACAAAGCCGTGGGCTGA